Part of the Streptomyces europaeiscabiei genome is shown below.
GTACGCATACGCGCGAGATCACCGAAAACGCCTGTGCGGCGGTGCCGAAGCACCGCCGCACAGGCGTGTCACACCCCACAAACATGTCCCACACGTCCCACACCCGAGGGTCGGACCCCGGGGCCTCAGGGCCGGGCGACCTCATCCGCCCACCCTCGGACCCCTGGCCCGCCCTCGATCGGCTCACCAGAGGTCGGCGAAGCCGACGACGGCGTTCTTCTGGTCCACGGCCGTGAAGCCGGAGCCGTCGACCTGCGCGGTGTTGTTCTGGTTCGAGGCACCCGAGCCGTTCGCCTGCTGCTGCGAGGTCGACGAGTTGCCGTTGTTGTCACGGCCGACACCGCTGCCGACGATGTTCGCCACGCCGGCGTTCGACGAGTCGTCCGCGAAGGAGCCGTTGTCGGCCGCCGCCACGCCGGTGAAGAGGGCAGCGGCGAGCGGGAGCGCCGAGACGGCGGCGAGAAGGCGGGCGGTATGGCTGCTTGCCATGTGCATTTCCTCCAGGGCTTTCACACAAGTACGGGTTGCCCCGAGGCAGTTGGCCGACCGCCTCGCTGCTGGTCTTCGACGTCGCGAAGCAAGAGTTGCCCACCGAATCCCCGGCGAACCACCGCGGAAGCTCTCATTCCCCCTGAAGCGTGATGACAAGTCGATAAACCCCTTTGGATCAAGGAACTCCCAGCTCAGCCGCGATAAGCCCAGCCAGCGGCAGCAAGATCAGGTGAGACAAGGGGCGAAGCGTTCCGGCACGTTTCCAACCAACCCGCGAACAGACCCTCGACGGCCGAAAGCACACCCCGAACCCCCTTCCCTTTATCGAACACGCGTACGAACATGGAGGCATGGCCACCACAGACCGGCAGACCGGCACCCTGGCCCTGGCACACGCCCTCTCCGCCGCCGAACGTGGACTGGCGGTGATCCCCCTCTCCCGCGCGAAGCTCCCGGCCCTGCGCTCCCCCCACCGTGACGAGCCCACGCCCCGCCCCTGTCACGGCGAGTGCGGCCGCTTCGGCCACGGCGTCCACGACGCCTCCACCGACCCCCGCCGCGTCCGCGAACTCTTCGCCGCCGCCCCCTGGGCCACCGGCTACGGCATCGCCTGCGGCCTCCGCCCCCACCATCTGATCGGCGTCGACCTCGACACGAAATCCGGTACGGACTCCTCGGCGGCCCTGCGCGAACTGGCCCTGCGCCACCTCTTCACGATCCCCGAGACGGTCGTCGTACTGACCCCCAGCGGCGGACGCCACCTCTGGCTCACCGGCCCGCCCGACGTCGTCGTCCCCAACTCCGCCAGCCGACTCGCCCCCGGCATCGACATCCGCGGCGCCGGCGGCTATCTCGTCGGCCCCGGCTCCCGCACCGACCACGGCGTCTACGGCACGGCCCCCGGCACCTCCCACCTCCCCCCGGCCCCCTGCCCACCGGCCCTGCTCCGCCTCCTGCTGCCACCGGCCCGCACGAACCCCTCGGGCTCGACCGGCGGCCACGGCCACGGCCTGGTCCACTTCGTCCTGACCGCCCAGGAGGGCCAACGCAACACTCGCCTCTTCTGGGCCGCTTGCCGCGCGTACGAGAACGGCCTCGGCCCCGACCTCACGAACGCGCTGGTCGAGGCAGCCGTACGCACCGGCCTCACGGAACGGGAGGCCCGGTCGACGGTGGCTTCGGCGGCACGGATGTCGGGCCGGGGGGCGTGAGGCCGAGGCCCGCCCCTCACACGGACGACCGGCCGGCGCCCGCGTTTCCGGGCGCCGGCCGTGGGAGCTGGCTCGCGGACCGTCATGGCGGATCGGGCTGGGCCGGTCGTCGACTGGTCGTGCACCGGTCACGGAGACCACCGCCGACGAGCACGCCACGCCGCGCCACGCCACGTCTCGGAACCCGCTGTCGTGCCCTACCTGAACCGTGGCGCGATCGTCGACCGAGGACGAGGACGAGGACGAGGACGAGTTGGACTGACGGATCCCGCAGGCCGCGGCGTCACCACGGCACCCCTACCGGGGCGGGTCCTCGCGGCCGGGGTCGCCCTGCCCTCTCTGCTCCGAGCCCATCTGCCGCCTGAGCCTCTCCTGCGCGGAGTCGACCTGACCGCTGTACTTCCCCTGCGTCCTGTCGTCGGCGTAGTCGCCTGCCTTGTCGACGCCCTGCCCGGCCTTGTCCTCATGGCCCTTCAGCATCTGCTTGAGCTTGTCCATCACAGACATGGCGGCTCCTTCCGCTGGCTAAACCGTCCCCACCAGAATCAGCGCCCCTCCCACAGACCGCATCTCGTAGCCCCGCCGAACACGACAAAGGCCACCCCACAACACCCACGAACAGCGATGCCGACCACGCCCAGAGACGAACACCGACACCGGCCCGCACCACCGTCAACTCACCCCACCAGCCGTCAACACAACGACCCCTGACCGTCTTGCCTGGTCAGGGGTCGTTGCACTTGCGGTGGGTGTGGGATTTGAACCCACGGTGACTCGCGCCACGACGGTTTTCAAGACCGTTCCCTTAGGCCGCTCGGGCAACCCACCTACGCCCCTGCCCACCAGGGACGGAGCGGCTACAGACTACCGGCTGCGGTCATGATCATGGGATGGCGGTCCGCAACAGGTCCACGGTGGCGCGGTGACCGGCTACAACTGTGGTCGAGGGAGGGGCCCATGAAGCCGGAGACCGTGATTTCTGTGTCGGCGACCGTGATCGCACTCGCTTCGCTCTGGGTGAGTTTCACGGAATCGCGAAGCATCCGGTCGCACAATCGTCAGTCGGTGAGACCGCTCCTGCAGATCCGGCGGGTGCTGAACTTCGAAGGGACGAGGACGGGGATCCAGCTCGTCAACGCCGGTCTCGGTCCGGCCATAGTCACCACCAGCGTCGTACGGGTGGACGGCGAAGTGGTGGGTGAGTGGGACCTGAGGACCTACAGGCGCCTGACGCAGGGGCACTCGCTCCACCCGAAGGTGTCGACGCTGCAGCCAGGTGTCCCCGTGCTCGCCGGCCAAGTCGTGCACCTGCTGTTCTTCGACGACTTCGACCGCGCTGAGCACGCCTGGTTCTGGACGCTCGTCAGCGAGCGCCTGATGGTCGAGATCTTCTACGAGTCGATGTACGGAGGCGAGAACTTCAGGGCCGTGTTGATTCCGCCCTGGGAGACCCCGACCTGATGGCCACGGTGGCGCTGCCCACCGAGGAGCCGATGGGCTGCCGACATGCCGACCCGCCCCAATTCTCAGATGCCGACCCGTCCCCGTCCCCCCGAGAAGAGGCTGAGGGGACGGGGACAGCGGAGCGGCGGTGGGGCTGCGGGGAGGGCGGGGTCAGCTGTCGCCCTGGCGTTCGCCGAGGGTGACGTCCGCCGTGCGGGTCTTGCCGTCGCGGGTGTAGGTCAGGGTGACCTTGTCACCGGGGAGGTGGGTCCAGATCTCGCCGATGAGGGTGGGGCCGCTGTCGATGACGTGGTCGTCGAGCTTGGTGATCACGTCGCCGGGCTTGAGGCCGGCCTTGGCGGCGGGGCCGCCCGCGGTGATGGAGTCCGCGCCGCCCTCACCCGAATCCGTGATCTTCGCTCCGCCCGTGCCCTCCTCCAGGGAGACCGATGCGCCGATCACCGGGTACACCGGCTTGCCCGTCCTGATCAGCTGCTGGGCCACGTTCTTGGCCTGGTTGATCGGGATGGCGAAGCCGAGGCCGATGGAGCCCGCCTGGCCGGAGCCGAAGCTGCCGTTGCTGGCGGACTGGATGGCCGAGTTGATGCCGATGACATTGCCGCGGGCGTCGAGGAGGGGGCCGCCGGAGTTGCCCGGGTTGATGGACGCGTCGGTCTGCAGGGCGCTCATGTAGGAGGCCTTGCTGCCGGAGGAGCCGTCGCTGGAGGCCACCGGGCGGTTCTTGGCGCTGATGATGCCCGTCGTGACCGTGTTGGAGAGGCCGAAGGGCGCGCCGATCGCGATCGTCGAGTCGCCCACCGCGACCTTGTCGGAGTCGCCGAGCGTCAGCGGCTGCAGGTTCGGCGGGGCGTTCTTCAGCTTGATGACCGCCACGTCGTAGCCCTGCGCGTGGCCGACGACCTCGGCGTCGTACTTCTTGCCGTCCGGGAAGCTGGCCGTCACCTTGCCGCCGTCGACGGCCTCCGCCACCACGTGGTTGTTGGTGACGATGTGGCCTTCCTTGTCGAACACGAAGCCGGTGCCCGTGCCGCCGTCGCCGTCGCCGTTCGACGCCTCGATGGTGACCGTGCTCGGCAGCGCGGAGGAGGCCACGGCGGCGACCGTACCGGCCGCGCGCTTGACGTCTCCGCCGTTCTGGGAGGCCGAGATGGTCGTGGAACCGGTGGAGTTGTCGTTGCGGTCGGCCAGCGTGTAGCCGATGCCGCCGCCGACCCCGCCCGCGACCAGCGCGGCCACGAGGATCGCGGCGATCAGACCGCCCCGCTTGTTGCCCGCCGGCTTGGGGGCCGGCTGCTGCGTCTGCTGCCACGAGGAGCCCCAGCCGCCGTCGCCGGGGCCACCGGAAGCGCCGGGGCCACCGGCTCCTCCGGCCGCGCCCGCGTCGCCGTACGCGCCGGCGCCCGCGTACGCGCCGGTGCCGTTGTCCGCGTACGACGGGACGGCGGGCGGTGCCGGAGGCGGCCAGGCGGCGTCGGGCGCGGAGGATCCGGCGCCACCGGGAGCCTGTCCGTAACCCCCGCCGGGCGCCTGGCCCATGCCGTATCCCTGCCCCTGGCCCGCGGCCGCCGCGTATCCGGGTGCCCCGGCGGACACCAGCTCCGGGTGCGGCTGGTGGGCCGTCGGCTGCTGTGCCGTCGGCTGCTCCGTGTGCGGAACCCGCGGCTGCACCGCGGTCGCGCCCGTCTCCGGGGCCGTCGGCGGGACCGGCGGGAGCTGGGTCGTCGGCGCGTTGTCGGCGGTCGTTCCGGCCGGGGTCGCCGGGGCGGTGGACTCCGCCGGGGCCGCGCTCGGCTCGTGCGCCGGGGCCGGCGCGGAGGCAGCGGGAGTTTCCACCGGCACGGGAGGTGCGGACGGGGCCGGGGGTACCGCGGTGCCCTCGTTCTCGGTGCTCACAGCTTTTCTCCTCGGTCCACGGCTTCACCTTGTCGGCGGTCGACTGTTCTTGGTCGCACATCGGGCTGTGCAGTTTTGTATGAGGTCAGCTTTTCCCACGAGCCGTCAGGGCACCATAAGCGGTGCCTGTGGGTCCGGGACCATCCTTTATATAGGACCTATTGGACTAATGGTGCATACTGTGCGTACGAACCCGGTCGTCCACGGTCACCACCCCCACGCGTACCCCGTCACGGTGGCACCATGACGCGGTGACCCACGTACGACAGCTCCCGATTCAGGTCGTTGCCCACCGGGGAGCCTCCGAGGCGGCCCCCGAGCACACCCTGGCCGCGTACAAGAAGGCGATCGAGGACGGCGCGGACGCCCTCGAATGCGATGTCCGACTGACGGCTGACGGCCACCTCGTCTGCGTTCACGACCGACGCGTCAACCGTACGTCGAACGGCCGGGGCGCGGTCTCCGCGCTGGAGCTCGCCGACCTGGCCGCCCTGGACTTCGGCTCCTGGAAGAGCGGCGACGAGGCCCCCGACTGGGAGGTCACCCCCGAGGACCGGGCGGACACCTCCGTCCTCACCCTTGAACGTCTGCTCGAACTCGTGGCCGACGCGGGGCGCCGGGTGGAGCTGGCCATCGAGACCAAACACCCCACACGCTGGGCGGGCCAGGTCGAGGAGCGGCTGCTGGTCCTGCTGAAGCGGTTCGGCCTGGACGCTCCGGAGACGGCCGCCGAATCGCCGGTACGGATCATGAGCTTCTCGGCGCGCTCGCTGCACCGCGTCCGCGCCGCGTCCCCGACGCTGCCGACGGTCTATCTGATGCAGTTCGTCTCGCCCCGGCTGCGCGACGGGCGGCTGCCGAGCGGCGTCCGGATCGCGGGCCCCTCGATCCGGATCGTGCGCAACCACCCCGCGTACATCGAGCGCCTGAAGAGCGCGGGACACCAGGTGCACGTGTGGACCGTGAACGAGCCCGAGGACGTCGACCTCTGTGTCGAGTTGGGCATCGACGCCATCATCACCAACCGCCCCCGCGCGGTGCTCCACCAACTCAGCCGCTGACCGCGCCCCCTCCGGCACCCTCCGGCACCAACGGACGCACAGTCTCCGCCACCACCGACGCACGGCCTCCGACACCACCGAGCGCACGGCCTCCGACAACTTCGAACACACCGATTCCGACAGCTTCCAACACGCCGTCCGCGACAGCTTCGAACACGCCTCTCTTCACACCTGTGACCATCACGCCGACCCCCGTCGGCGCGCTCGCGCGGCCCTTTACGGAGGTAAGAATTCCGCCAAGGCGGCTGGACCACACCCGAGGACAAGTCGGTATATCGAGGACGAAATTCAGCCACTCGGCTACAAGGAGTGCACCGGCGCGTTCGTTCCGTGTTCGATCGTTGCGAGTGCGTCAGAGCACGTGTTCCGGCCGGTTTCCAGTCCAGTCCAATGGGGCATTCACACCGTGGCGTGGGGCGAAGGAGGTCTCGGGGGTGGCGTTGGTGGTGGCACAGGAGGTGCCCACGTCGTCGAGCATGGCCGTACCCCATGGCCCTGCGGGCGTGGGTGAAGCGAGGCACCGGGTGCGCGATCAGTTGCGCGACGGTGGAGTGGCGGAATCGGTCATCGACGACGCCCTACTGATCCTTTCCGAACTGCTCAGCAATGCCTGCAAACACGGCAGGCCGCTCGGCGACGCGCTGGCCGGTGACGGCGATGTGCGCTGCGCCTGGCGCATGGATCCCACCGGGCGGCTCACTGTCGAGGTCACGGACGGCGGTGGTCCGACCCGCCCGCTTCCGTCCACGCCCTCGGTCACCGCACACGGCGGCCGCGGGCTGAACATCGTCACGGCACTGGCCGACGACTGGGGCGTGCGCGACGACGCCCGCGGTGAGGTCACGGTGTGGGTCGTCGTCCAGGACGACGTCTACCGAGCCCACCGACGGGACGACTTCGCGAGCCGTGTGGTCGCTCCCTCGGTCTCCACCGTTCCCGACCTGGACTTCGCGGACGCGTTCGAAGACATGGACTGACCCGACGGTGGTTCGGGCCAGGCGTGCACAACCTGGCCTGAACCACCGGTTACGGGACGACTCGGGTGCGTTGCCCACAGGGTCCCGTCGGGCGTCGTACGAGCGGCTAGGCTCGCGCGAGTACGAGACGAGCCGTGATCGGGAGACACCCACGATGGCCAAGAAGCGACCCCAAACGAAGGCCAAGCGCCCGCAGGGCACCGGCGGAGTCGGTGCCGCAGGCGCCGATGGGCAGGTTCCGGTTGTCGGCGCGCGCGAGCAATGCCCCTGCGGCAGCGGCCGCCGCTACAAGGCCTGTCACGGCCGGGCCGCCGCCCAGGCGGTGACCGAGCTGGTGCAGCGCCCCTTCGAGGGCCTGCCGGGCGAGTGCCACTGGATCGCGCTGCGCGAACTGGTGCCCGCCGCGACCGTCGAGCTGAAGCTGAAGGACGCGCTCCCCGAGGGCGTCCCGTCGGTGACGCTCGCCACCGTCCTGCCCATGGCGTGGCCCGCGCTGCGCCGTGACGACGGCTCGGTGCTGCTCGGCCTGCAGAACGACACGGCGTCCGGCGACATCAGCCGCGACCTCGCCGACACCCTCCAGCGTGCCCTCGTCGCCGAGCCGGGCACTCCGGTTCAGGGCCGGCGCGCGCCGGCCGACGGTCCACGCCTGCAGGACCTGCTCGACCCCGAAGGTGAGTTCGAGCCAGTTGTGCACACGGGCTTCGAGTTCTGGGTCCCGGACACGGAGGGCACGACCCCGGAGGTGACCGCCTCCCTGGAGCGCGCCAACTCCGCGGCGATCCCGACTGTGAAGCTCGCGGGCGTCGACGCGGCGTACTGGTGCGAGACCCCCGAGAAGAACCATTTGCGATGGGTCATGCCGCACGCCGAGGAGCGGCTTCTGGACGCTCTCGCGCGACTGCACGCGGCGGGGCGCTCCAGCCTCGGCGAGGGCACCCGTCTCGTGGGCTCCTTCCGTGCTCACGGCCTCACCGTGCCGGTCTGGGACCTTCCCAGCGGAATGGGCGCGGACGACATCGAGAAGCCGGCGGCCGAGTTCGCCGAGCGGCTCGCCGCCGCCCTGGCCGACGAGTCCCCGCTCACCCCGGACGAGCGCCGGGCGCGCGGCGGGCTCACCAACCGGCAGGTCACGCTCAGCTGACCGTGCGCGCCGGGCTGACCGGACGGTCAGCTGATCGAGTGCGTTCGAAATGTGGTGACTCCTGTCACAACTCCCCTACGTGACAGGCAAATTCGTGTCCGAATAGCCGAGATCGAATTTGCGAAGCGCCGATCTCTTGTTACGGTTTCATTAGCCCGGTTGCTGGTGCATCCCCCGTCGCCAGCAACCGGGTTTCTTCATGCCCGGGATCCGGGGCGCCTCCGCTGTACCGATCCCGCTCGGCGCCAACACCCTTACGAACGGCCTGAGTTGCTCCCTGAGCGCAGCAACAGCGGCCCACCGCCGTCCGGTGCCGCGAACTCCGCCACGGCCGTGTACGCCCCCATTGCGCCCCGCGTGCGCCCCCTGGGCGTCTCGCACACCCCAGGCTCGTCGTGCGCGCCCACGGCGCACCGCATCCGTACGGTGTGCTCGCCGGGCGCCATCATGCTGAGGACCGAACTGAGTTCCCGCCCGGTGGCGTTGCGGTAGTACGTGCGGGCCCAGGTCTGCTCGCCCTGCGTGAGGACACACGTCTGCGCCTCGATGCCGTCGGGGGAGGTGAGTTCGGGGCCGCAGCGGGCGGCGGTGGCGAGACCGAGACCGAGCGGCCGCCGCGGGGAGCGCGCCGCGTCGTCCGCCGCGTCGGCGCCGCCGCCCACTGTCCTCCCGTCCGACCCGCCCGCCTTCGGATCGACGTGCCCGGAGGACTTCTCGGTGAGCTCACCGGCCCCGTCCGCACGCCCGTCCGCCCGCCCGTCGGCTCCGCTGCCGAGTCCGGCGACTTCACCGGCGCGGTCGACGCCACGGTCGAGGTCGGAGGTGAGAACCCGCTCGGACATGGGGGCGCGTTCGGACGTACGTACGTTGCCGAGCGGGCCGGCGGAGGCGGCGAGGGGCAGGCCCAGCGCGACCGCGACCGCGGCCGTCAGCCCCGCGAGGCGGAGCCGACGTGGATCCGGCCCGCCGCGCTCCGACTTGGGTGCTCTACGGCTCCGGGGCGGGGGAGCGCTGTGGCGGCCGCGCGATGGGGCCCCGTGGCCCCCGGGAAGACGCTGCATGTGCGGAAGATAACGACCGACCGGGGGCGCCCGGCCCCCCGCGCGCCGGGCGGACTCAGAACTCGGGCGCGCTCACACCCGTACGAGTGAGGGCGTCGACGACCGCGTCCACGACCGCCTCGACGTCGGGCACCCACGGCGCGGCCGAACCGGGCAGCGGTGCCCGCTCCCAGCGGATCAGGCCGTGACCGGTCTCGGAGGGGGGCAGAGCCAGATAGCCGCCCTCGCTGTGGAAGCGGAGCGAGCCGGGGACGAAGTCCTTGGCGTAGAGCAGCTCGCCCAGCTGCTCCATGGAGTACGGCGCGACGAGGATCGCCCAGCGGTGCGGGGCCGCGACCACGGGGCCGAGGCGCATGCCGGTGCGGTCGAGCGCGGCGAGGGCACGGGAGGCGGCCAGGGCCGGCAGGCTCACCGCGCAGGGGGCGGTACCGCCGGTGGCCAGCACGATCGGTGCCGTCGGCCGGTTGCCCCACCACCAGCGGACCATGCGCTCGTCGGTGGTGGCGGCCAGCAGGCCGGGGTCGAAGGGGTGAGCGCCGGGCACCACGCACTCCGGGTCCGGGCATCCGCAGCGGGCACTCCCCTGCGGGTCCGGCGCCACCCCCGGGAGTACGGGCCACTGCCATTCCGTCGCGAACGTCAGGGCCTGCTCAAGAAGCTCGGGCCTCCCGCCGTTGCGCCTGGACAGGAGCCTGCGTCGCTTTCCGGGGATCTCGCGCATGAGCGCTCGTCCTTTCCGTTGCACGCATGGCAACACCGTGGGTCACATCACAACATGTGTCGTTCACTGCACTGTGCGTACCTGCTGGCGCATCACACCCCTGTCACGAACAAGGGGAACCCTGCGGGCCGAGCTCGGTTACGTCCGCGTCCATCGCTTGCGTCGACTTGCGTCTGTCAAAAGCATGGGCATGGCGTAGGGGTGGCGGCGCCTGGCGTTTTGCTGTCCCGCATGTGCTCGCCGCCTCCGCCACGGGAGGATGGGGCTCGGTCGTCGGTGGATAGGACGCCCGGTTCCGTCGCCAGGTTCCGGGCGGCCTCCGCCGCCCCTGGTCTTCACCGAGTACGTACCCATCACGACCGCTGTGACGCTCTGTTGAACAAGGCCAGTCGACCTCAATACACCGTTCACCACAACACTTTTAAGTCAACTTTCCTGTTTCCGAAGGACTGGACAAGAAGTTGACAGGTGTCCAACAGGGCCGCACGGACACCAGATGTCCCAGCAGGACAATGCTGGACATCCCCTCACGAGTGCGTGTACATGTGGAGAGACTGCTAGCGGCGCAGAATGACATGGGGGTTTGCGATGCTTTTGAGCAATACGCACCGGTCGGAAAGCCGGAAACCATGAACGCCCCTCACCCTCCGAAAGTGGCTGGAATCGATTCAACGGTTCCCTCCCCCGCACACACTGTCGCGCCCGCGCCCGTCGCCTCGGGTGCCTCACCGGCCCCTTCCGCCACAGGAGCGGGCACCGCTCCCGGGACCGTTCTGCAGGACAGACTCGCGGGCTGGGTCTCGGATCTCACGACGCTGCACGAACTCACCGAACGTCTGACCCGCACGGACTCACTCGACAGCGCGCTGAAGGAGACCCTGCACGCCGGAGCCGCCCTGGTCGGCGCCCGCCGCGGTCTGCTCGTCCTGGAACCGGGCGACGGACTCGGCCCGGACACGACCATCGGCCTCGGCCTCGGCCGCGCCGACCTCGGGCACATCGAGACCGTGCCGCGCAGTTCCCTGCCGTACGGCCGCATCCTCGACGGACTGCCGGGCGGTGACGGCGAGATCGCCCAGCCCGACCTGTTCGCCGAGGACGGACTCGATCCCCGCCACCGCGAGGTCGCCGCCCGGCTCGGATACGCGGCGAGCTACGCGCTCCCTCTGTCCACCGAGGGAGCCGGCCCGCTCGGCGCCGCCGTCTGGCTGTACGACGAGCCCGCGGAGCCGGTCGAGCGGCAGCGGCACCTCGCCGGGCTGTACACGCGGTACGCCGCCGAGCATCTGGCCCGGCTCGTCGAGGTCGAGCGCACGCGCGCGTGCATGGCCACCATCGCCGAGGAACTGCTCCCCTCCCGGCTGCCCCGCGTCGCCGGCGTCCAGCTCGCCGCCCGGCACCGCACCGGACCGCGCGGCGGCGGCGACTGGTACGACGCGCTGCCGCTGCCGGACGCCGCGCTCGGCCTCGCGGTCGGCTCGGTCACGGGGTCGGGCCCCAGCGCGATCGCCGCGATGGGGCGGCTGCGGGCCTCGCTGCGGGCGTACGCCGTGATGGAGGGGGAGGACCCCGTCGCCGTCCTCTCCGACCTGGAGCTGCTGCTACGCCTGACCGAGCCGGCCCGCTCCGCCACCGCGCTCTTCGCCTACGTCGAGCCCGCGCTGCGCAAGATCACGCTGGCCGGGGCCGGACACAGCCCGCCGCTGGTGATCGGCGAGCGGCGCACCGAGTTCGTGGAGACGTCCCTGTCGGCGCCGCTGGGCATGCTCGCCTGCTGGGAGGCGCCGAGCGTCGAGCTGACCGCCGAGCGAGGAGAAACCGTCCTGCTCTACACCGACGGCCTCCTCCAGCGCACCGGCGAACCCGTCGACCGCGCCTTCGCCCGCCTCCATGCGGCCGCGGCCTGCGTCCCCCGGGCCCTGCGCACCGACCCCGGCGCCATCGCCGACCACGTCCTGCGCACCGTCCTGCCGGACAGCCTCGGCGAGGGCGACGGCACGGAGGACGTGGTGCTGCTGGCGGCACGGTTCGAGTAGGACCGGCAGCCGGGCTCCGGTGGACCGCCGCGCCGGGCTCCGGGCTCGCGGCACGTGCGTCGCCGCGCCGGGCGCCGTGTGTCGTGGCACGTGCATCGCCGCGCCGGGCGCCGTGTGTCGTGGGCGGCCGCGGGCTGGCCCGCCCGGCGTCTACGGCCCTGCCACCTGCCACCTGCCACCTGCCGAGCATGCGCCGGTGGTTTCGCGCGCC
Proteins encoded:
- a CDS encoding PP2C family protein-serine/threonine phosphatase, with translation MLDIPSRVRVHVERLLAAQNDMGVCDAFEQYAPVGKPETMNAPHPPKVAGIDSTVPSPAHTVAPAPVASGASPAPSATGAGTAPGTVLQDRLAGWVSDLTTLHELTERLTRTDSLDSALKETLHAGAALVGARRGLLVLEPGDGLGPDTTIGLGLGRADLGHIETVPRSSLPYGRILDGLPGGDGEIAQPDLFAEDGLDPRHREVAARLGYAASYALPLSTEGAGPLGAAVWLYDEPAEPVERQRHLAGLYTRYAAEHLARLVEVERTRACMATIAEELLPSRLPRVAGVQLAARHRTGPRGGGDWYDALPLPDAALGLAVGSVTGSGPSAIAAMGRLRASLRAYAVMEGEDPVAVLSDLELLLRLTEPARSATALFAYVEPALRKITLAGAGHSPPLVIGERRTEFVETSLSAPLGMLACWEAPSVELTAERGETVLLYTDGLLQRTGEPVDRAFARLHAAAACVPRALRTDPGAIADHVLRTVLPDSLGEGDGTEDVVLLAARFE
- a CDS encoding glycerophosphodiester phosphodiesterase; translation: MTHVRQLPIQVVAHRGASEAAPEHTLAAYKKAIEDGADALECDVRLTADGHLVCVHDRRVNRTSNGRGAVSALELADLAALDFGSWKSGDEAPDWEVTPEDRADTSVLTLERLLELVADAGRRVELAIETKHPTRWAGQVEERLLVLLKRFGLDAPETAAESPVRIMSFSARSLHRVRAASPTLPTVYLMQFVSPRLRDGRLPSGVRIAGPSIRIVRNHPAYIERLKSAGHQVHVWTVNEPEDVDLCVELGIDAIITNRPRAVLHQLSR
- a CDS encoding DUF5926 family protein; its protein translation is MAKKRPQTKAKRPQGTGGVGAAGADGQVPVVGAREQCPCGSGRRYKACHGRAAAQAVTELVQRPFEGLPGECHWIALRELVPAATVELKLKDALPEGVPSVTLATVLPMAWPALRRDDGSVLLGLQNDTASGDISRDLADTLQRALVAEPGTPVQGRRAPADGPRLQDLLDPEGEFEPVVHTGFEFWVPDTEGTTPEVTASLERANSAAIPTVKLAGVDAAYWCETPEKNHLRWVMPHAEERLLDALARLHAAGRSSLGEGTRLVGSFRAHGLTVPVWDLPSGMGADDIEKPAAEFAERLAAALADESPLTPDERRARGGLTNRQVTLS
- a CDS encoding antitoxin; amino-acid sequence: MSVMDKLKQMLKGHEDKAGQGVDKAGDYADDRTQGKYSGQVDSAQERLRRQMGSEQRGQGDPGREDPPR
- a CDS encoding bifunctional DNA primase/polymerase — encoded protein: MATTDRQTGTLALAHALSAAERGLAVIPLSRAKLPALRSPHRDEPTPRPCHGECGRFGHGVHDASTDPRRVRELFAAAPWATGYGIACGLRPHHLIGVDLDTKSGTDSSAALRELALRHLFTIPETVVVLTPSGGRHLWLTGPPDVVVPNSASRLAPGIDIRGAGGYLVGPGSRTDHGVYGTAPGTSHLPPAPCPPALLRLLLPPARTNPSGSTGGHGHGLVHFVLTAQEGQRNTRLFWAACRAYENGLGPDLTNALVEAAVRTGLTEREARSTVASAARMSGRGA
- a CDS encoding AAA family ATPase, coding for MRPLLQIRRVLNFEGTRTGIQLVNAGLGPAIVTTSVVRVDGEVVGEWDLRTYRRLTQGHSLHPKVSTLQPGVPVLAGQVVHLLFFDDFDRAEHAWFWTLVSERLMVEIFYESMYGGENFRAVLIPPWETPT
- a CDS encoding bifunctional DNA primase/polymerase, with translation MREIPGKRRRLLSRRNGGRPELLEQALTFATEWQWPVLPGVAPDPQGSARCGCPDPECVVPGAHPFDPGLLAATTDERMVRWWWGNRPTAPIVLATGGTAPCAVSLPALAASRALAALDRTGMRLGPVVAAPHRWAILVAPYSMEQLGELLYAKDFVPGSLRFHSEGGYLALPPSETGHGLIRWERAPLPGSAAPWVPDVEAVVDAVVDALTRTGVSAPEF
- a CDS encoding S1C family serine protease, which encodes MSTENEGTAVPPAPSAPPVPVETPAASAPAPAHEPSAAPAESTAPATPAGTTADNAPTTQLPPVPPTAPETGATAVQPRVPHTEQPTAQQPTAHQPHPELVSAGAPGYAAAAGQGQGYGMGQAPGGGYGQAPGGAGSSAPDAAWPPPAPPAVPSYADNGTGAYAGAGAYGDAGAAGGAGGPGASGGPGDGGWGSSWQQTQQPAPKPAGNKRGGLIAAILVAALVAGGVGGGIGYTLADRNDNSTGSTTISASQNGGDVKRAAGTVAAVASSALPSTVTIEASNGDGDGGTGTGFVFDKEGHIVTNNHVVAEAVDGGKVTASFPDGKKYDAEVVGHAQGYDVAVIKLKNAPPNLQPLTLGDSDKVAVGDSTIAIGAPFGLSNTVTTGIISAKNRPVASSDGSSGSKASYMSALQTDASINPGNSGGPLLDARGNVIGINSAIQSASNGSFGSGQAGSIGLGFAIPINQAKNVAQQLIRTGKPVYPVIGASVSLEEGTGGAKITDSGEGGADSITAGGPAAKAGLKPGDVITKLDDHVIDSGPTLIGEIWTHLPGDKVTLTYTRDGKTRTADVTLGERQGDS
- a CDS encoding ATP-binding protein — its product is MALVVAQEVPTSSSMAVPHGPAGVGEARHRVRDQLRDGGVAESVIDDALLILSELLSNACKHGRPLGDALAGDGDVRCAWRMDPTGRLTVEVTDGGGPTRPLPSTPSVTAHGGRGLNIVTALADDWGVRDDARGEVTVWVVVQDDVYRAHRRDDFASRVVAPSVSTVPDLDFADAFEDMD